The following are encoded together in the Gouania willdenowi chromosome 14, fGouWil2.1, whole genome shotgun sequence genome:
- the flrt1a gene encoding leucine-rich repeat transmembrane protein FLRT1, with amino-acid sequence MASGSVAQQLFMLFICLLPHSSMLDFAAATIQDYIGDKDMSCPSVCRCDEDFIYCNDRGLSSIPSLPQSASVLYLQNNHINNPGLPVSLEFHLAVRVVYLYDNELDEFPLNLPPSVRELHLQDNNIRTIPRSTLARMPLLEKLHLDDNSISTVSIEEQAFADNPRLRLLFLSRNHLSSIPSGLPASLEELRLDDNRISTIPTHAFRGLASLRCLVLDGNLLANQRIADDTFSRLSNLTELSLVRNSLLTPPINLPTAHLQRLSLQDNALTHMPRGSLDGMRRLQRLDLSGNNLTTLPKGLFKDLDSLGQLLVRGNPWNCGCNMRWLYDWLHARGNSITVRGLICHGPDRVRDMALINLTNVMEECEVVKTSGNRDRVGVGGVDSSTTNTPPQGSLFTLRSKRPGMGLPDTGLDYTLSSSGVGKSLALNVKPLSHNSVRVTWSVAQPSSSFRLSWLRLGTGNAMGSITETLVRGDRREYLLTSLQPRSSYIICMVPLPASSEGKGVISGDPDSDEALVCAKAETSDLSPLEEDEPEDSKQIVLPLAGIIGGASAIVSLALIFGVFCWYGHRTGHLCNRDHYTRSNSRKNKNYDGYIESGTKKDNTILEIRGPGFQMTPMAACQPMQPKPLREDYIIHTIYPSNGTGLYKAGSHVSNAGHGTNRGYREAGIPDIDYCYT; translated from the coding sequence ATGGCTTCTGGATCTGTGGCCCAACAACTTTTCATGCTGTTTATTTGCTTGTTGCCACATAGCAGCATGCTTGATTTTGCTGCAGCCACAATACAAGACTACATTGGAGATAAAGACATGTCATGCCCATCTGTGTGCAGGTGTGATGaagactttatttattgcaatgatCGTGGCCTGAGCTCCATCCCATCACTGCCTCAATCGGCATCTGTGCTCTATCTTCAGAACAACCATATAAACAACCCAGGACTGCCCGTCTCATTAGAGTTCCATCTTGCAGTCCGTGTGGTCTACCTCTATGATAATGAGCTTGATGAGTTTCCTCTGAACTTGCCACCCTCTGTGCGGGAGCTGCATTTGCAGGACAACAACATCCGCACAATTCCGCGTAGTACGCTGGCTCGGATGCCCTTGCTAGAGAAACTCCACTTGGACGACAACTCTATCTCCACTGTTTCAATTGAAGAACAGGCCTTTGCTGACAACCCACGGTTACGCTTACTGTTCCTTTCACGCAACCATCTATCTAGTATTCCCTCAGGACTCCCTGCCTCCCTGGAAGAACTTCGTCTAGATGACAACAGGATTTCCACTATTCCAACCCACGCCTTCCGAGGTCTTGCTTCTCTTCGATGTCTTGTCCTAGATGGGAACCTTTTAGCAAACCAGCGTATTGCAGATGACACATTCTCCCGCCTCTCTAACTTGACTGAGTTGTCTCTAGTTCGTAATTCTCTGCTGACTCCTCCAATTAACCTGCCCACTGCTCATCTGCAGCGACTGTCTCTACAAGACAATGCGCTGACTCATATGCCCCGTGGCTCCTTGGATGGTATGCGCAGGCTGCAGAGGCTGGATCTGTCAGGCAATAATCTGACTACACTGCCAAAAGGATTGTTTAAGGACCTGGATAGTTTAGGTCAGCTGCTTGTGCGAGGAAATCCATGGAACTGTGGCTGCAACATGCGCTGGCTGTATGACTGGCTGCATGCCCGTGGTAACTCCATTACTGTCAGAGGGCTTATCTGCCACGGGCCTGATAGGGTGCGAGACATGGCTTTGATAAACTTGACCAATGTGATGGAGGAATGTGAGGTGGTGAAGACATCAGGAAACAGAGACAGAGTGGGTGTTGGTGGAGTTGATAGCTCGACTACCAACACTCCTCCACAGGGCTCTCTCTTCACGCTCCGATCCAAGCGACCTGGTATGGGGCTTCCTGACACTGGCCTAGACTATACCCTCAGCAGCAGCGGAGTAGGGAAAAGTCTTGCTCTCAATGTGAAACCTCTGTCCCACAACAGTGTTCGTGTTACCTGGAGTGTGGCTCAGCCCAGTTCATCCTTTAGGTTGAGCTGGCTTCGTCTTGGCACCGGGAATGCAATGGGATCAATTACAGAGACGCTCGTCAGAGGTGATCGCAGGGAGTATTTGCTCACTTCCTTGCAACCACGCTCAAGCTATATTATTTGCATGGTGCCTCTACCTGCCAGTTCAGAGGGCAAAGGTGTAATCTCAGGAGACCCTGATTCTGATGAGGCTTTGGtttgtgctaaggctgaaacaTCAGACCTCAGCCCTCTGGAGGAGGATGAGCCTGAAGATTCAAAGCAAATAGTGCTGCCTCTGGCAGGGATTATTGGTGGGGCATCAGCTATTGTGTCATTGGCTCTTATTTTTGGTGTCTTCTGTTGGTATGGCCATAGGACTGGGCATTTGTGTAACCGTGATCATTATACCCGTAGTAAttcaaggaaaaacaaaaattacgaTGGCTATATTGAGTCTGGCACCAAGAAAGACAATACAATCCTCGAGATCCGTGGCCCAGGCTTCCAGATGACACCGATGGCAGCTTGCCAGCCAATGCAACCAAAACCTCTTCGAGAGGATTACATCATTCATACCATTTACCCCTCCAATGGAACTGGTTTATACAAGGCTGGCAGCCACGTGTCTAATGCAGGACATGGTACCAATCGTGGCTATCGAGAAGCAGGAATTCCAGATATAGACTACTGTTATACATGA